A region of the Chlamydia buteonis genome:
TACAGATTATCCAATTGTTATCATTACCGATTTTCAAGTTGCAAAAGAAATTCTTCCTCCTATTTTAGATTTTATAAATTCTTTAGACTATAAGGTAATTCCTTTGTCCTTTCCTCCCGGAGAGAAAAATAAAACATGGGAAATTTTCATTTCTCTGCAAAATCAACTTGTAGATCAAGATATTCCTTTAGGTTCTACCATTATAGGTATTGGGGGTGGTGTAGTTTTGGATATGGCAGGATTTCTCGCCTCTACATATTGCAGGGGCATTCCGCTATTCTTAGTCCCCACAACAATGACGGCAATGATAGATGCTTGTATAGGAGGAAAAAATGGTATTAATCTACGTGGATTAAAAAATCGCTTGGGTACTTTCTATCCCCCGAAAGATGTCTGGATATGCCCTGAGTTCTTATCAACATTACCTAAGAAAGAGTGGTTCTACGGAATTTCCGAAGCCATAAAACACGGATGTATCGCTGATGCCTATATCTGGGAGTTTCTGCATAACTACAGTGAGATGCTATTTTCTTCTCGGGAAATTCTTAGTGAATTTATCAAAAGAAACTGCCTCATTAAAGCTGCCATTGTTTCTAAAGACCCTTATGATAAACATCTAAGAAAAATACTCAATTTCGGTCATACAATTGCACACGCTATAGAAACATTATCCCAAGGCTATCTCCCCCACGGATTGGCGGTAAGCGTAGGCATGATGATAGAAACAAAAATTTCCCTAGAATCAGGAATTATGAAAAATCTTTCTCTGCCAGAGCAATTACACCATCTATTTAAACGCTTCCATTTGCCTACAACTCTTGAAGAACTACGCGATCTTATTCCTCAACATCTTCATAATGAATTTTACAATCCTGAAAATATCATCCATGCTCTTGGCTATGACAAAAAAAATCTCTCCAAAAAAGCTATCAGGATGGTTATGATAGAACATTTGGGCAGAGCAGCTTCATGTAATGGCGTCTATTGTACAGTACCAAAAATGGATATCCTTTATGAAATTCTAAAAAGTGAATGCTATGCTGTGTGCAACAATTAGTGGGCCTACTTTTGCTGAAGCTAAACAGCAACTTTTACACTCCTTACCTCTAGTCGATAGTATAGAGTTACGCATTGATTGTCTTTTATCCCTGTCTTCAAATGAACTCAAACATCTCATAACCTTAGCAAAAAAACCTATTCTTACATTAAGAAAGCACAAGAGCCTTTCTGAAATAGCATGGATAGAACGTACTATACAACTTGCAGAGTTACAGCCTGAATACCTAGATATTGATAAAGACTTCCCCAAAGAAGCTTTAGCAAAAATCCAAAAGAATTATCCTAAAATAAAAATTATTCTCTCTTATCATAGCGAAACTTCCGAACACATTCCTAATCTCTGTAATGAAATGCTTAGGCAACAAGCACATCATTATAAAATTGCTATGACGTCAACAAAGTCTATAGACACCCTCCGCTGCATACAAATAAAAAAACACCTTCCCGAAAATACCACATTACTTTGTATGGGAAATGCAGGCATAGCCTCGCGCATTCTTTCACCATTAATGAAAAATGCCATTAATTATGCCTCTGGCATCAATGCTCCGAAAGTAGCCCCAGGACAGCTCTCTATAGAAGAGTTACTAGCATACAACTATACTAATCTCTCTTCAGAAGCCCGTATCTATGGTCTGATTGGTAACCCTGTAGACCGTAGCATCAGTCATCTTTCCCATAATAAATTATTTTCAGAGCTACAGCTCAACATGAGCTACATAAAAATGCTACTATCCCCCTATGAACTTAACGAATTTTTCTCTTTAACTCGTGATCTGCCTTTTGGTGGTCTGAGTGTTACTATGCCCTTTAAAACCGATGTTCTTGAATATATCGATATTTTTGATCCCTCTGTACAACAGTGTCAGTCTTGCAATACCTTAGTTTTCCATGATAATAAGATCGCAGG
Encoded here:
- the aroB gene encoding 3-dehydroquinate synthase, which codes for MIKNFISNPHNIKLIGDFFNKKLFSSISTDYPIVIITDFQVAKEILPPILDFINSLDYKVIPLSFPPGEKNKTWEIFISLQNQLVDQDIPLGSTIIGIGGGVVLDMAGFLASTYCRGIPLFLVPTTMTAMIDACIGGKNGINLRGLKNRLGTFYPPKDVWICPEFLSTLPKKEWFYGISEAIKHGCIADAYIWEFLHNYSEMLFSSREILSEFIKRNCLIKAAIVSKDPYDKHLRKILNFGHTIAHAIETLSQGYLPHGLAVSVGMMIETKISLESGIMKNLSLPEQLHHLFKRFHLPTTLEELRDLIPQHLHNEFYNPENIIHALGYDKKNLSKKAIRMVMIEHLGRAASCNGVYCTVPKMDILYEILKSECYAVCNN
- a CDS encoding bifunctional 3-dehydroquinate dehydratase/shikimate dehydrogenase — translated: MLCATISGPTFAEAKQQLLHSLPLVDSIELRIDCLLSLSSNELKHLITLAKKPILTLRKHKSLSEIAWIERTIQLAELQPEYLDIDKDFPKEALAKIQKNYPKIKIILSYHSETSEHIPNLCNEMLRQQAHHYKIAMTSTKSIDTLRCIQIKKHLPENTTLLCMGNAGIASRILSPLMKNAINYASGINAPKVAPGQLSIEELLAYNYTNLSSEARIYGLIGNPVDRSISHLSHNKLFSELQLNMSYIKMLLSPYELNEFFSLTRDLPFGGLSVTMPFKTDVLEYIDIFDPSVQQCQSCNTLVFHDNKIAGYNTDGLGLLNLLKRKNILLHNKHVGIVGSGGAAKAIATTFAYSGAQISIFNRTETHAEKLSVLCHGQAFPLNSLSENHNIDILILCLPPDVEIPEIYPPVIIDINTLPKESLYTKKAKDRGCQILYGYEMFAEQALLQFSLWFPDKLSQENRERFRLSVENIVNTM